A single genomic interval of Hyphomicrobium methylovorum harbors:
- a CDS encoding DUF2793 domain-containing protein, translating into MTDAVAVWPPGYRLTDSETGAPIIGATIQFFDAQSTNPKTVYADRDLSVELGTSVVTDSLGCPTSNGTAKTDVFVGPADYKVVIKDANGVVIETKDNRPGATVSASSVDVAVTAIFPVVTKSLSYTVLPEDQNTTFLVNCSSGNVTLTLPSATDVANGWKIKVQHAGSANQAIIVRKSGSGQSINEGTKTYGGASFALALNGEDCEITSDGGNWRVSAHTTPFIKNSQGVIPIVDRLATSPGSPAAGSAYLLTGVGGSWSTFTTGDIALYTGAGWVSITPYTDCGWLVFVQDENLYYEFQDSAWVSQNATTGRAGRVKVANQTSQEAAAANDTAVTPGTQQWHPSAVSVWGKASVSGGNPSLVASFNMTSITDSGVGDLTATIATDFSSNAWACAALLTNASGSNIQFAGIVSGGQSAGAVEFACTTRQDADGLSDPGAWHWSGLGDQ; encoded by the coding sequence ATGACCGACGCCGTTGCCGTATGGCCTCCGGGCTATCGCCTAACCGACTCTGAAACCGGTGCTCCCATCATCGGGGCGACCATTCAATTCTTCGACGCTCAGTCGACCAACCCTAAAACCGTTTACGCCGACCGTGACCTCTCTGTCGAGTTGGGAACGTCCGTCGTCACCGATTCTCTTGGGTGCCCAACATCCAATGGAACGGCAAAAACCGACGTGTTCGTCGGACCGGCCGATTACAAGGTCGTCATCAAAGACGCCAATGGCGTCGTCATCGAAACCAAGGACAACCGCCCCGGAGCTACGGTTTCCGCCTCATCGGTCGATGTCGCCGTCACTGCAATATTCCCCGTCGTCACGAAGTCGCTGAGTTACACCGTACTTCCAGAGGACCAGAACACGACCTTCCTGGTCAATTGCTCATCTGGAAACGTGACACTGACGCTGCCCTCCGCAACCGATGTCGCCAATGGATGGAAGATAAAGGTCCAGCACGCAGGATCGGCCAACCAGGCAATCATCGTCAGAAAGTCCGGGTCTGGGCAATCGATCAACGAAGGCACCAAGACCTATGGCGGCGCGTCGTTTGCTCTGGCGCTGAACGGCGAGGATTGCGAGATCACGTCGGACGGCGGCAACTGGCGTGTCTCAGCTCACACTACCCCATTCATCAAAAACAGCCAGGGCGTCATTCCGATCGTCGATCGTCTGGCGACGTCTCCGGGATCGCCAGCCGCTGGATCAGCCTATCTCCTCACGGGCGTCGGTGGTTCGTGGTCAACCTTCACCACGGGAGATATCGCGCTCTACACCGGGGCAGGCTGGGTCAGCATTACGCCGTACACAGACTGCGGTTGGCTCGTCTTCGTGCAAGACGAGAACCTCTACTATGAGTTTCAGGATTCAGCTTGGGTCTCGCAAAACGCAACGACGGGCCGCGCTGGCCGGGTGAAAGTCGCCAACCAAACGTCTCAGGAAGCCGCGGCGGCGAACGACACTGCAGTTACGCCCGGCACGCAGCAGTGGCATCCCTCTGCCGTGTCCGTGTGGGGCAAGGCGAGCGTTTCCGGCGGCAATCCTAGTCTCGTTGCGTCGTTCAATATGACCAGTATCACCGATTCGGGTGTAGGGGATCTGACGGCGACCATCGCGACAGATTTCTCAAGCAACGCTTGGGCGTGCGCTGCGCTCCTGACGAACGCGAGCGGCAGCAATATTCAGTTTGCCGGGATCGTTTCGGGGGGGCAATCCGCAGGTGCCGTCGAGTTCGCCTGTACCACGCGTCAGGACGCTGACGGGCTGAGCGACCCGGGGGCGTGGCACTGGTCTGGCCTTGGTGATCAATGA